Within the Solibacillus silvestris genome, the region ATTTGCAACCATATTAATAAGAATTAAATAGTAATAAAACCTGCTCATATTTCCTCCCCTGCCTTCGTTTTACTTGTCTTCTTTTCATTGAATTTCAGATACGGTTCACCGAAGCTATCGATACTCACTAAATACATAATCATCGCATAAAGCGCTAACGTTAATCCTGCCAGACCGAGTAGTGTTGCTGCAAGAATGAAAATGAAGCGAATTACTCGTATGGAAAATGCCATTTCATTGATTGGAATAACAAAAGTTGATATTGCCACCGCCGATACAATAATAACCATAATATCCGATGCGAGAGATGCTTCTGTTACAGCCGTCCCTAAAATTAATCCCCCAACGGTTGTAGCAGTCGCACTAATACTTTTCGGTAGTCGTATACTCGCTTCCAGCAGCATTTCCATAAAAAACAGCATGAACAGTACTTCTACAAATGAAGAAAACGGTACCCCAATTCGGCTTCCTGCAATTGTCAAAGCGAGTTCTGTCCTGAACACTTCCGGTGCAAATGAAGTAATACCGATATATAAGCCCGGTAAAAGGAGACTGATAAATAACCCGGTATAACGAAGAAATTTAAGGAAAAACGATATATAAAATGAATGGTAATTATCCTCCATCGATGTCATAAAGTCGAAGAAATATACTGGGGCAATCAATGCTTGAGGGTTACCATCCACCAATATGATAACTTTGCCTCCAGCCAAGTTATAAACGATCCTGTCCGGACGTTCGGTCATAATCAACTGCGGAAATAATGATAACTTTTTATTGTTGATATAGTTACTTAGCTGAACCGTAGATGTAATGACCTGCTTATCCACTTGTTGCAATTTTTCCGTGATGAGTTTCAGGGCATTTTTATTTACTTTTTCCTTGTCGTAAATGATAGCCATTTTATGATTGTTTACTTGACCTATCGTGGCATATTCAACATATAACGTCGGCTGATGGTAATCGGATCGAATAATATTAATATTGGTCGCAATATTGTCGCTAAGTGCCAGCTGGGAACCGTGTATTGTTGTTTCAACTGATGCTGCATTCGTCTGGTCATTGAAAGAAAATTTCAGGTCCAGCAAATAAAATTTATTCTGTATGAAAAGAACTACATTGCCGTTCAGTACTTCAGTTTTCAGTTGCTCCTGTGACTTACTGTCCTGAAATTGAGGCAAAGCTTTCAGATATCGGATAAATTTAGTTTCAGATTGCATTTCAAAAAAAGGTTTAATGATAATTTGTTGAAGCAATTCCACATTGATAAGCGGCTTTATGTAAAACAGCTCTGCTTTCTTATCATCATCTTCCAGCGTCTTCATCGTTAATTCATTTGTATCTTTGAATTGTTCATTAATCCACTTAATGTTCTCTTCCGAAGACATATTATTTCTCCAATCTCAGCAAAACTTTTTTATAGAATGTCCAATATGAGAAATAATATTCAGGAAAGGTTAAATTTGGTTAATAAACATAAAAAAGCCCATCTCATAATGAGAATGGCTTTTCCAGTCTAATGATTATTCGCTTTCAATAAGCGGTATGCATCCATATTAATTGTTTTCACTGGGCTGATATCTTCCATGATTTCCACTACATCTTTTAGCAATGGCATTAAGTTTTCTTCAATAAATTCTTTTTTGACCGCATCTGTTACTTCTATTTCCAAGTTATCCATTCGTATTAGCAGTTCATCACACATTATGTGCAAAACTTCCTCTTCACGGTATGTAGGTGTGTCATTCAAAATGAGTTTTGCGCGTAAATCCAAATATTTATACCAGTAATCCCTTAAATCCAATTGCTGCTTGTTTTTATACAATTGGCGCTTATATCCATTGGGATCAATATTATTTGTTAAAATTAGCAATCTTTCCATTTTATACTCGATCGTTGATTGATTTTCTATTATTTGCTGTTGTTCTGCTATTAGCGCTTTTTGTTGCTGTTTCTCTTTAGAATATTTTACAAGTTTCTTAATTCCATAATACAGAGCAACGGCTCCAACGATTAACATCCAGTAATTGATGATAAACCCAATAACTAAAATAATCCCGATCCAAACCCATAATTTATTCATAATTACACTCCCGATACTTACACAATGAATTAAATTATAGCATCGCCAAAATAGCGTAACAACCGGTAAAATAAGACAGAGCCTGCTACTAAGGGGGGTTCCCAAAGTAACAGCCTCATCTATTAGTATGCTACGCGATTTTTCTCGTAAGCAGTAATTTGCTCTTCATATTGGAATGTAAGAGAAATTTCGTCCCATCCATTCAATAACATTTGTTTATAGTATGGATCAATTTCAAATGAAT harbors:
- a CDS encoding spore gernimation protein GerA, whose amino-acid sequence is MSSEENIKWINEQFKDTNELTMKTLEDDDKKAELFYIKPLINVELLQQIIIKPFFEMQSETKFIRYLKALPQFQDSKSQEQLKTEVLNGNVVLFIQNKFYLLDLKFSFNDQTNAASVETTIHGSQLALSDNIATNINIIRSDYHQPTLYVEYATIGQVNNHKMAIIYDKEKVNKNALKLITEKLQQVDKQVITSTVQLSNYINNKKLSLFPQLIMTERPDRIVYNLAGGKVIILVDGNPQALIAPVYFFDFMTSMEDNYHSFYISFFLKFLRYTGLFISLLLPGLYIGITSFAPEVFRTELALTIAGSRIGVPFSSFVEVLFMLFFMEMLLEASIRLPKSISATATTVGGLILGTAVTEASLASDIMVIIVSAVAISTFVIPINEMAFSIRVIRFIFILAATLLGLAGLTLALYAMIMYLVSIDSFGEPYLKFNEKKTSKTKAGEEI
- a CDS encoding ABC transporter substrate-binding protein is translated as MNKLWVWIGIILVIGFIINYWMLIVGAVALYYGIKKLVKYSKEKQQQKALIAEQQQIIENQSTIEYKMERLLILTNNIDPNGYKRQLYKNKQQLDLRDYWYKYLDLRAKLILNDTPTYREEEVLHIMCDELLIRMDNLEIEVTDAVKKEFIEENLMPLLKDVVEIMEDISPVKTINMDAYRLLKANNH